The sequence GCGGATCGGGTGCTGGTCGCCGACGCGCCGGAGTTGGCGGCCTTCACGGTCGATGCCTACGCCAAGGCCGTTGATGCCGCGATCGACGCCACGAGCCCGGCAATCGTGCTCCTGGCCGGGACGACCGGCGGGCGGGATCTGGCGCCGTTCCTGGCGACGCGGCGCGACGTGGCCTACCTGGTCGACTGCGTCCGGCTTGCGCGGCAGGACGGCTCCTGGGTCGGAACTCGGCCGGTCTATCAGGGCAAGGTGCTCACCGAGGTGCGGGCAGCCGGGGACGGGCTGACCTTCGCCACGATCCATGCCGGGGCCTTCGTTGCGCCCGAGCCGGACGCCGGCCGGACGGCGGAGACGACGGCGCTTGAGCTGAACTTCGCGCCGGGTGAGATCCGGGTGACGGTCAAGGATCTGGTGCAGGCGGAGGCCGGACCGAGCAACCTGGAGCAGGCCGAGGTGGTTGTTGTCGGTGGCCGTGGTCTGGGCGAGGCCGCCAACTTCAAGCTGGCCGAGGATCTGGCTTCGGTGCTCGGCGGTGCGGTTGGCGCGACGCGCGCGGTGACCGACCTCGGGTGGCGCCCGCACTACGAACAGGTCGGCCAGACCGGCAAGACCATCGCGCCGAAGCTGTACATCGGCCTGGGTGTCTCTGGCGCGGTCCAGCACACGGTCGGGATCCGCGGGTCGGAGACGATCGTGGCGATCAACCGCGACCCCGACGCGCCCATCTTCAAGATGGCGGACTTCGGCATCGTGGGCGACGTGCAGGAGATCGTACCGAAGCTGACGGAGAAGCTGCGAGCGGTCCGCGGCGGCTAAGGGCGACCGGCAAGGGCGGGTTCCCAACCCGCCCCGACCAGAAGGGAACGTAGGGCGGAGGAGCGATGCAGGACGAGCGGGTCGACGTCATCGTCGTCGGGGCGGGGCCGGCCGGCACGGCGGCCGCGCTGACGCTGGCGCGCGCCGGTTTGGAGGTCGTGGTCATCGAGCGCGGCGCGTACCCTGGCGCGAAGAACGTCATGGGCGGCATCCTCTACCGCCAGCCCACCGAGGAGCTGGTGCCCGAGTTCTGGCGCGAGGCGCCCCTGGAGCGGGCGATCATCGAGCAGCGCTACATGCTCCTGACTGAGGACAGCCTCCTCGGCGTCACCTACCGCACGCAGGAATTCGCGAAAGAGCCGTACAACTCCTTCAGCGTGATGCGCGGCGAGTTCGACCAGTGGTTCGCCTCCAAAGCTGAAGAGGCGGGCGCTTTCATCATCACCCAGATGGTGGTTGAGGACCTCATCTGGGAGGACGGCAAGATCGACGGCGTGCGCACCGGGGAGGAGGAGGGTGATCTCCGGGCCGACGTCGTCGTGCTGGCCGACGGTGCCAACTCACTCCTAGCACAGAAGGCAGGGTTGCACCGCGAGTGGAAGCCGAATGAGCAGGCGCTGGTCGCCAAGGAGTTGATCCGGCTGTCCGAAGAGGAGATCGAGCGCCGCTTCAATGTCCCGAGCGGCCAGGGCGTCGCGATGGAGATCTTCGGCCAGTCGACGAAGGGTCTCCTCGGCTACGGGTTTATCTACACCAACAAGGACACGATCTCGATCGGCACCGGTGCGCTCCTCTCCGACCTGATCGAGACCGGGCGGAATGTCAGCGACATGCTGAACGACTTCAAGGCCCACCCCTGCATCGCGCCGATGCTCGAAGGCGGGGAGCTGGTCGAGTATTCGGCGCACCTGATCCCGGAGGGCGGCTGGCACGCGATGCCGCGCCTCTTCACCGACGGCGCGCTGGTGGTCGGGGATGCTGCCGGGCTGCTCAACCCGATCAACCGCGAGGGGTCGAACTTCGCCATGATCTCCGGCAAGCTGGCGGCTGAGGCGATCATCGAGGCGAAGGC is a genomic window of Sphaerobacter thermophilus DSM 20745 containing:
- a CDS encoding FAD-dependent oxidoreductase; translated protein: MQDERVDVIVVGAGPAGTAAALTLARAGLEVVVIERGAYPGAKNVMGGILYRQPTEELVPEFWREAPLERAIIEQRYMLLTEDSLLGVTYRTQEFAKEPYNSFSVMRGEFDQWFASKAEEAGAFIITQMVVEDLIWEDGKIDGVRTGEEEGDLRADVVVLADGANSLLAQKAGLHREWKPNEQALVAKELIRLSEEEIERRFNVPSGQGVAMEIFGQSTKGLLGYGFIYTNKDTISIGTGALLSDLIETGRNVSDMLNDFKAHPCIAPMLEGGELVEYSAHLIPEGGWHAMPRLFTDGALVVGDAAGLLNPINREGSNFAMISGKLAAEAIIEAKAAGDFSAVGLSRYQELLEESFVLQDLYTIRNVTPFAHARPWLLNEVPEVLSRAMREYLTVDDDPKRVKQGKILRILRDGFPVGRTLGDAVGALRLLR
- a CDS encoding electron transfer flavoprotein subunit alpha/FixB family protein — protein: MTNGASGVLLVVETRDGAIRETSRELFGIGRTLASETGGSLAAVVLGSGLDAAASEAAALGADRVLVADAPELAAFTVDAYAKAVDAAIDATSPAIVLLAGTTGGRDLAPFLATRRDVAYLVDCVRLARQDGSWVGTRPVYQGKVLTEVRAAGDGLTFATIHAGAFVAPEPDAGRTAETTALELNFAPGEIRVTVKDLVQAEAGPSNLEQAEVVVVGGRGLGEAANFKLAEDLASVLGGAVGATRAVTDLGWRPHYEQVGQTGKTIAPKLYIGLGVSGAVQHTVGIRGSETIVAINRDPDAPIFKMADFGIVGDVQEIVPKLTEKLRAVRGG